A genomic segment from Nonomuraea helvata encodes:
- a CDS encoding sensor histidine kinase, protein MPRYALIAAVVVADTALLWLDGTHGWTLAAYAATVALAMAAMNRLPFAAFLAALALAVFSGGLLALLVCTGFQAGHRISARRDVVLTAGALSAYVCVLLLAVQRSPGAEEPWISLARVVVLTALPLLAGRYVAQQREHLRREKALIAEQERLRERLRIAHDMHDSLGHLLSLVSVQAAALEVGPLPPDQRRAVGGLAGTARAAAAELHEVVNALRGHDAPGLEEIDDLVARSRAAGASVTIGTSGEAVPLTDPRASHAAYRVVQEGLTNAVKHASGASITVSLDWQPDALLISVANPMPRRPLSPVGGGSGLHGLTERVAAAGGLLRVHPGPRVFRLVAMLPLVPVLAGATS, encoded by the coding sequence ATGCCCAGATATGCGCTCATCGCCGCGGTCGTGGTCGCGGACACGGCGCTGCTGTGGCTGGACGGGACGCACGGATGGACGCTCGCCGCGTACGCCGCGACGGTGGCGCTCGCCATGGCGGCGATGAACCGTCTGCCGTTCGCGGCCTTCCTCGCGGCGCTGGCGCTGGCGGTGTTCAGCGGCGGGCTGCTCGCCCTGCTGGTCTGCACCGGCTTCCAGGCCGGGCACCGCATCTCCGCACGTAGAGATGTGGTGCTGACGGCAGGCGCACTCAGCGCGTACGTGTGCGTCCTCCTGCTCGCCGTGCAACGGTCCCCCGGCGCCGAGGAGCCGTGGATCAGCCTGGCCCGCGTCGTCGTGCTGACCGCGCTGCCGCTGCTCGCCGGCCGCTACGTGGCCCAGCAGCGCGAGCACCTGCGCCGGGAGAAGGCTCTCATCGCCGAACAGGAACGGCTGCGCGAGCGGCTGCGCATCGCGCACGACATGCACGACTCTCTCGGTCACCTGCTCAGCCTGGTGTCCGTGCAGGCCGCCGCGCTGGAGGTGGGCCCGTTGCCTCCCGACCAGCGGCGCGCGGTGGGCGGCCTGGCGGGCACCGCCCGCGCCGCCGCGGCCGAACTGCACGAGGTGGTCAACGCGCTGCGCGGCCATGACGCCCCCGGCCTGGAGGAGATCGACGACCTCGTCGCCCGCTCCCGGGCGGCGGGCGCCTCGGTGACGATCGGGACATCCGGCGAAGCCGTCCCGCTCACCGACCCGAGGGCGTCCCACGCCGCCTACCGGGTCGTCCAGGAAGGGCTGACCAACGCCGTCAAGCACGCGTCCGGCGCGTCGATCACCGTGTCGCTCGACTGGCAGCCCGACGCCCTGCTGATCTCGGTGGCCAACCCCATGCCCCGCCGTCCCCTCTCCCCCGTCGGCGGCGGCAGCGGCCTGCACGGGCTGACCGAGCGCGTCGCCGCGGCAGGCGGACTGCTGCGCGTCCATCCGGGACCGCGCGTGTTCCGGCTCGTCGCGATGCTCCCCCTGGTGCCGGTCCTCGCGGGGGCCACCTCGTGA
- a CDS encoding alpha/beta hydrolase: protein MLNTFLAVAVLTAPVQAPQPSLQWSACPVANAPELQCADLAVALSPKSERKITLKVARLPATGAKKGSVLVNFGGPQGYQIASLGSRTQIFDKIRTSMDVVTWDPRGYPGLSGAVLQCEWGFVRTPAFPADQAEFDRLAAANKARGDKCRDTDPELFDHMDAASDARDADAIREALGEDKMNFLGLSYGGTIAQSYARLFPQRVRTMYIDGTGNHSPRDWDRELGTMARDNERFMDRFFAWAPAGTEKRWRALVAKANREPIPAAGVAARFDGTQLQSLAFLKLRPGPARWADVMAAITAAEAGDASSFALSSRQPYPGLPGGGVKECLDFPRPANQREVARTVKRLRAIAPDTGAAFPLAWHLPLTCAGWPTPVTNPPAPMPRTLPPLLGAGTWQDYDSTRRVTEQIRGSRTIKHDGPGHNLFGAMANPCVIDHVSTYVTERRLPPRGTMCP from the coding sequence ATGCTCAACACATTCCTGGCGGTGGCCGTCCTCACGGCACCGGTCCAGGCGCCGCAGCCGTCCCTCCAGTGGAGCGCCTGTCCCGTCGCGAACGCGCCCGAGCTCCAGTGCGCGGACCTGGCCGTCGCCCTGTCGCCCAAGAGCGAGCGGAAGATCACCCTGAAGGTCGCCCGCCTGCCCGCCACCGGCGCCAAGAAGGGATCCGTGCTGGTCAACTTCGGTGGTCCGCAGGGGTACCAGATCGCGTCGCTGGGCTCACGTACCCAGATCTTCGACAAGATCCGTACGTCGATGGACGTCGTGACCTGGGACCCGCGCGGCTATCCCGGGCTCAGCGGCGCGGTGCTGCAGTGCGAATGGGGCTTCGTGCGCACCCCGGCCTTCCCCGCTGACCAGGCCGAGTTCGACCGGCTCGCCGCGGCGAACAAGGCCAGGGGCGACAAGTGCCGCGACACCGATCCGGAGCTCTTCGACCACATGGACGCGGCCTCCGACGCCCGCGACGCCGACGCCATCCGCGAAGCGCTCGGCGAGGACAAGATGAACTTCCTCGGTCTGTCATACGGCGGCACCATCGCGCAGTCCTACGCCCGGCTGTTCCCGCAGCGCGTGCGTACGATGTACATCGATGGCACCGGAAACCACAGCCCGCGCGACTGGGACCGGGAGCTCGGCACCATGGCCCGTGACAACGAGCGCTTCATGGACCGGTTCTTCGCCTGGGCGCCCGCAGGGACGGAGAAGCGCTGGCGGGCACTGGTCGCCAAGGCGAATCGCGAGCCGATCCCCGCCGCCGGCGTGGCGGCCCGCTTCGACGGCACCCAGTTGCAGTCACTCGCGTTCCTGAAGCTCCGGCCCGGCCCCGCACGATGGGCCGACGTCATGGCGGCCATCACGGCGGCCGAGGCCGGGGACGCCTCGAGCTTCGCGCTGTCGAGCCGCCAGCCGTACCCGGGACTGCCCGGCGGCGGGGTCAAGGAGTGCCTGGACTTCCCGCGCCCGGCGAACCAGCGGGAGGTGGCGCGCACGGTCAAGCGGCTGCGCGCGATCGCCCCCGACACCGGCGCCGCTTTCCCCCTCGCCTGGCACCTGCCGCTCACCTGCGCCGGCTGGCCGACTCCGGTGACCAACCCGCCCGCGCCCATGCCCCGTACGCTGCCGCCGCTCCTGGGCGCGGGCACCTGGCAGGACTACGACTCCACCCGCCGGGTGACCGAACAGATCCGAGGCAGCCGCACAATCAAACACGACGGCCCCGGCCACAACCTCTTCGGCGCGATGGCCAACCCCTGCGTCATCGACCACGTCAGCACGTACGTCACCGAACGCCGACTGCCGCCCCGGGGGACGATGTGCCCGTGA